The proteins below are encoded in one region of Oreochromis niloticus isolate F11D_XX linkage group LG6, O_niloticus_UMD_NMBU, whole genome shotgun sequence:
- the LOC109202426 gene encoding uncharacterized protein LOC109202426 isoform X1 — protein sequence MGRMLFLLTALLGVVFCSHGKLSGPELVVRVSPGDNITLHCDCQRSSGKFIAWFRNCSHENQPSLILRTNYKYDPSYLEDKVNILNPFPRLHLVENQSSDSYDLLIMNTTDSDEGLYYCGTEQKEVDTTFSQKYIYKYSNITTRILMNSTVTCHDIRKPQEDCSLCWKLLFTLCPFIVALFSLFSSVLFYQLRQKIENNKSQDDMKTTESQSHIKQDEDVCYAALEIRQASQRPKKKKIQSSDFSTYSSINTSQI from the exons ATGGGCAGGATGCTTTTTCTTCTCACTGCTCTCTTAG gaGTTGTTTTCTGTAGTCATGGTAAGCTGTCTGGACCAGAGTTAGTGGTAAGAGTCAGCCCGGGCGATAACATCACTCTTCACTGCGACTGCCAAAGATCAAGCGGCAAATTCATAGCTTGGTTTAGGAACTGTTCTCATGAGAACCAGCCTTCACTCATTCTAAGGACAAACTACAAATATGATCCATCATACCTTGAGGACAAAGTAAATATTCTCAATCCATTCCCTCGTTTGCATTTAGTGGAAAACCAGTCTTCTGACTCCTATGACCTGTTGATCATGAACACTACTGATTCTGATGAGGGTCTCTACTACTGTGGAACTGAACAGAAGGAGGTTGACACAACATTTTCTcagaaatatatttacaaatACAGCAACATCACAACCAGGATTCTGATGA ACTCCACTGTGACTTGTCATGACATCCGCAAACCTCAGGAGGACTGTAGCCTGTGCTGGAAGCTGCTTTTCACTCTGTGTCCTTTTATTGttgctctcttctctctcttctcctctgtACTGTTTTACCAGCTTCGCCAAAAAATAG AAAATAATAAATCTCAAGATGACATGAAGACAACTGAAAGCCAAAGTCACATAAAACAG GATGAAGATGTGTGTTATGCTGCTCTGGAAATTCGTCAAGCATCACAGagaccaaaaaagaagaaaattcaaAGTTCAGACTTTAGCACATATTCCTCCATCAATACTTCCCAGATATAA
- the LOC109202426 gene encoding uncharacterized protein LOC109202426 isoform X4 — protein sequence MGRMLFLLTALLGVVFCSHGKLSGPELVVRVSPGDNITLHCDCQRSSGKFIAWFRNCSHENQPSLILRTNYKYDPSYLEDKVNILNPFPRLHLVENQSSDSYDLLIMNTTDSDEGLYYCGTEQKEVDTTFSQKYIYKYSNITTRILMKNNKSQDDMKTTESQSHIKQDEDVCYAALEIRQASQRPKKKKIQSSDFSTYSSINTSQI from the exons ATGGGCAGGATGCTTTTTCTTCTCACTGCTCTCTTAG gaGTTGTTTTCTGTAGTCATGGTAAGCTGTCTGGACCAGAGTTAGTGGTAAGAGTCAGCCCGGGCGATAACATCACTCTTCACTGCGACTGCCAAAGATCAAGCGGCAAATTCATAGCTTGGTTTAGGAACTGTTCTCATGAGAACCAGCCTTCACTCATTCTAAGGACAAACTACAAATATGATCCATCATACCTTGAGGACAAAGTAAATATTCTCAATCCATTCCCTCGTTTGCATTTAGTGGAAAACCAGTCTTCTGACTCCTATGACCTGTTGATCATGAACACTACTGATTCTGATGAGGGTCTCTACTACTGTGGAACTGAACAGAAGGAGGTTGACACAACATTTTCTcagaaatatatttacaaatACAGCAACATCACAACCAGGATTCTGATGA AAAATAATAAATCTCAAGATGACATGAAGACAACTGAAAGCCAAAGTCACATAAAACAG GATGAAGATGTGTGTTATGCTGCTCTGGAAATTCGTCAAGCATCACAGagaccaaaaaagaagaaaattcaaAGTTCAGACTTTAGCACATATTCCTCCATCAATACTTCCCAGATATAA